From the Oceanobacillus kimchii X50 genome, the window AAATGAAAACATAAAAACATTACAAGAGCGTCCAGGATATTTAAGACTATATGGAAGAGAGTCTTTAACATCCAAATTCACTCAATCTTTTGTCGCTAGAAGATGGCAACATTTTGCTTTTACTGCAGAGACTAAAGTCAATTTCCAGCCAACATCATTTCAACAAGCTGCTGGTTTAGTGAATTATTATAATACAGAGAATTGGTCTGCACTTCAAATTACATGGGATGAGGAAAAAGGCAAAGTATTATCCTTAACCACTTGTGATAATTTCAAGTTTGACCAACCGTTACTGCATAATGAAATTGAAATCCCGAACAGGCAAGAAAATGTCTTTTTAAAGGTAGTCGTAAATTATAATGACTACCAATATTATTATTCATTGGATGGTGACGATTGGATTGCTATTCCTGTTATCTTACAATCTTACAAACTATCAGATGATTATGTACAAGGTGGAGGATTCTTTACTGGAGCATTTGTTGGTATGCAATGCCAAGATACAAGTGGCGAAGGCCTTCATGCTGATTTTGATTATTTTTCCTATCAGCCTAAAACAGATTTAGGGTGAAATAATGCATAGAACGCACCGCTATTTGTCTTTTTAAGTAATGTAAAGAACCACTATATTATGAATCAATTTCATAATTAGATATTTGGCTGAAATCCGGCTACCTTCTGCAGGCAAGGCTTTAACTAACTAGGAAAAGAGGGCCTCTTTTCCTAGTGGATTTTCACCCCTCCTCTCCTGAGCATGGACAACCGTCTTCCATTACAATCAAAGTCGAGTTTTATTATATGACCATCACTAAAATATTCGTTTTGTTAAATGAAACTTAGTGATTATCAATTCAACTCGGTTGAGCTACAACCATTCCACAATTTCATTTAAACTTTTTCTTGCTTTAAGTCTGTTCGGTTCTTTCTTCCGATATCCAAAAGCCGCCATTACGGAAGGCTTATATCGTCCTTCTTCTAATAAGCCTTCACTTTCAAGCAGGTTATATACATCCTTATATATAAATCCTTCTATTGGTGTAGAATCAATGCCAATTTGAGCAGCAGCTGTCATCATATTCGCTAATGCGATATATGTTTGCTTTGAGGACCAATCAAATAAACTACGATCATTAGTTAATTGCCAAAAGTTTTCTTGAAATAGTTTTAACCCTTTTAAGATCATATTTGTAACTTCATCAGGCATTTGTTGAACAGTTTTTAGATGATTAGCCACATATTCTGAATCATATTGAACATCTACTCGAGCAAGTATAATCACAAAATGACTTGCTCCACTAAGTTTTTGCTCTGCTCCTGAAGCTAGTTTCATTAATTTCTCTCTAAAATCAGAACTTTGCACGATTAAAAATTTCCAAGGCTCAAAACCGAATGAGCTCGGTGATAATCTACCCGTTTCTAATATAAAATTAAAATCTTCGTCTGTAATCTTCTTGCTATTATCGTATTCTTTTGTAGCATGTCTAAATTGGAAAGCATCGAGAATTTCTTGCTTCTTTTTAGCCTTTTCAGTCATAGAGTACTCCTTTCCCGTCGAATGTTGTACATATTATCGTTTTAGTTATTTATGAACAAATACTAGCACACTCTTAACAGTAGTGCACTTTAAAAATCAGAACGAATACTGCCATGTTGATGTTCTATACAAACATACGATTTCAGCAATTAATACAAAAATGTAATAAAAAACTATAACCATTTGTATTTTCATAT encodes:
- a CDS encoding NAD(P)H-dependent oxidoreductase, with translation MTEKAKKKQEILDAFQFRHATKEYDNSKKITDEDFNFILETGRLSPSSFGFEPWKFLIVQSSDFREKLMKLASGAEQKLSGASHFVIILARVDVQYDSEYVANHLKTVQQMPDEVTNMILKGLKLFQENFWQLTNDRSLFDWSSKQTYIALANMMTAAAQIGIDSTPIEGFIYKDVYNLLESEGLLEEGRYKPSVMAAFGYRKKEPNRLKARKSLNEIVEWL